The Trueperaceae bacterium nucleotide sequence TATGACAGCCCCAGCAGTGCGGAGAGCCGGCGCGCCACCGTGGACTTGCCGGACCCGGAGGTACCGCCGACGATCACCCGGCGCGGCGCGGCAGGCAGGGGGTCGGAGTGCCCGAACAGCGGCACGGTGCGGAGTCTACCCGTCACGCCCAGGCCTGTCGGCGGCGGGCGGGCCCCGCCACCACGTGCGGCAGCGCGCTACGGGGCCGTCGCGCTCGCCGCTCCGCCGACCCCCCTGCGCCGGAGCGCGAAGCCGGAAGGCCGCCTCACCAGGTGTCTCCGCCGCCGGGCGGCGGCCAGGCACCGACCATGCGCCTCAGCAGGATCACCTGGCCGAGGTGGTGGGCGTCGTGCAGGTAGTACGACGCCAGCGCCGCGCCGACCGAGCGCTCGCGGCCCTTCACGAGCGGCCGGCGCAGCTCGGCACCGTCCTGCGCGATGGCCCGGAAGCGCTCCAGGCCGGCCAGGTAGCGCCGGACGAGGTCGGGCCACTCCTCGGCGCTCGTCGCCGGCCAGCCGTCCTCGGCGTGCGGCACGGGGCTGGGCTCCTCGCCGTCGACGATGCGCAGGAACCGCTCCTGCCAGAAGACCATGTGGGCCAGCACGTCGGCGACGCTGTGCGGGCTGCCCTCCGGCCGGCGCACGGCGTCCTCGCCCGAGAGGCCGTCGAGGGCGCGTCCGAACGGCGTGAAGCCGCCGGTACCGTCCGAGAGGAGGAACTGCATGAACTCGGGGGTGGGCGCTGGCAGCGGTTCGCTCATCGCCGGATTATGCGCGGCGCGGACCGCCGGCGGGAAGCGGCCCGCCGTGGGCATCGTGCCGACGGCCCAGGGACGGGAGCGACGAGGCCGGGCGCTGCCCGGCGAGACCGCGGGCCTCTGCCCCACAGCTACCCGCGGCGGACCGCGCGACCCCTATCCTGCTCAGCGAAGGGGTGGAGCATGGACCGAGCCCGGAGGCGCGGCGCGCTCGCCGCGCTGGCCCTCGCGTTCCTGGCCGCGGCGGCGGCACAGGGCTACCCGAACGCCGAGCTGCTGGTGGAGCCCTCGTGGCTGGCGTCGCGCCTGGGCGACGACGGCCTGCTCGTGATCGACGCGCGCGGCCCGGAGAAGCACCGCGAGGCCCACGTGCCCGGCGCCGTCAACGTGCCGGTGAGCGACGTCGTGACGACTGTGGACGGCGTCCCGTTCGAGCTTGACCTGGAGGGCGCCACGGAGGCCCTCCGCGCCGTGGGTCTGGAAAGTGACCACACTGTGGTCATATACGACGACCAGGGGATGATGGACGCGGCCAGGCTGTTCTGGACGCTCGAGTACCTGGGCGTGGCCGACGCGCGCGTGCTGAACGGGGGCTGGAACGCCTGGCAGGAGACCGGCGGGCCGGTCGAGGCCGGTCCCGTGCCGGCTGAGCCGTCGGCCTTCGAGCCGGCGCCCGACGCCTCCCTGCTCATCGCCGCCGACGAGCTCGCCGCGCGGCTGGGCGAGCCGGGCCTCGCGATCGCCGACGCCCGCTCCCGCGAGGAGTTCACGGGCGAGGTCGCCTACGGTCCGCGCGGCGGGCACATCCCCGGCGCCGTGCACCTGCCCTGGTTCGGCGCGCTGGTCGGCGGCGACTTCGTTCCGACGACGCAGCCGGGTTGGCAGGAGGAGCTGAGCGACCCGGACGTCGAGCGCCTCGCTCCCGCCGACGAGCTGCGCGCCTGGCTCGAGGGCGCCGGCCTCACGCCCGACCAGGAGGTCGTCACCTACTGCCAGACGTTCTGGCGGGGCGCTCACCTCTACTTCGTCCTCCGCCTCATGGGCTACGAGCGCGTGCGCGGCTACGACGGCTCCTGGGCCGAGTGGAGCCGGCGCGAGGACCTGCCTGTGGAGACGGGCGCGCCCCGGTAGCCGCCGCGGCGGCCCGCCGGGACAGGCGCCCCTCGCCGGGAGGCGCCCGGCTGCTACGCTCGCCTCGACGACGGGCGGGAGGGATGCGTGACGCGGTCGCCTCCACAAGGAGCGCACGAGGCGCGGGGCCCGGCCGCCTCGGGCCCCGGTAACGAGGGCGTGGTGACCGCGGTGCGGGGCTCGGTCGTCGACGCCCGCTTCCCGTCCCGGCTGCCAGCCCTGCGCGAGCTGCTCGTCGCCGCCAGGGACGAGGGTCTCAAGCTCGAGGTGGCCGCCCACCTCGACGCGCAGACGGTCCGCTGCCTGGCGTTCGGCGGCACCGACGGCGTGGCGCGGGGCGACCGTCTCGTCGCCACGGGCGGCCCGCTCGAGGTGCCCATCGGCCGGGAGCTGCTGGGCCGCGTCGTCGACGTCTTCGGCCGCCCGATCGACGGCGCCGGCCCGCTGGCGGCCGCCGCGCGCAGGCCCGCGTACGGTCCCCCGCTGCCGCTGAGCCGGCGCTCCACGGCGACGTCGGTGCTCCTCACCGGCATCAAGGCCATCGACCTGCTCTCGCCCCTCGAGCACGGCGGCAAGGCCGGGCTGTTCGGCGGCGCGGGCGTGGGCAAGACCGTCCTGATCTCCGAGCTGATCCACAACATGGCCGTCAGGCACGCCGGGGTCAGCGTCTTCTGCGGCGTCGGCGAGCGTTCCCGCGAGGCCGAGGAGCTGATCCGCGACGTCACCGAGGCGGGGGTCCTCGACAAGACCGTGCTGGTCTTCGGCCAGATGAACGAGCCGCCCGGGGCCCGCTTCCGCGTCCCTCACACGGCCCTGGCCGTCGCCGAGCACTTCAGGGACGGCGAGGGCGCCGACGTCCTCCTGCTCATGGACAACGTCTTCAGGTTCGTCCAGGCGGGCATGGAGGTGTCGGGGCTCCTCGGCAACCTCTCCTCGCAGATGGGCTACCAGCCGACGCTGGCCACCGAGCTCGCCGAGCTCCAGGAGAGGATCGCCTCCTCCGAGGCGGCGGCCATCACCTCGGTGCAGGCCGTCTACGTGCCGGCCGACGACTTCACCGACCCGGCCGTCGTGCACGTCTTCGGCCACCTCTCGGCGTCGGTGGTGCTGTCGCGCGAGAGGGCGGCGCAGGGCCTCTACCCCGCGGTCGACCCGCTCCAGTCGACGTCCTCGCTGCTCTCCCCCGCCGTCGTCGGGGAGCGCCACGCCCGGGTGGCGCGCGAGGTCAGGGCGACGCTGGCCGCCTACGAGGACCTCAAGGACATCATCGCGATGCTGGGCCTCGACGAGCTCAGCGAGGAGGACAAGCGCGTCGTGTCCCGCGCCAGGCGGCTCGAGCGCTACCTCACCCAGCCCTTCCACGTCACGCAGGAGTTCACGGGGATGCCGGGCGTGTCCGTGGGGCTCGACGACCTGCTCAGCGACTGCGAGGCGATCCTCGGCGACGAGCTGGAGGGCGTCCCCGAGTCGTCGCTCTACATGATCGGCGCGCTCGCCGAGCTGGAGGCGGCGGCGTGAGGCTCCTGCTGTCGGTGCCCACGGGCGTACTGGTGGACACCCGCGTGCTGCGCGTGAGCGCCGAGTCGGGCGGCGGCTCGTTCACGCTGCTGCCGAAGCACGCCGACGGCGCGCTGGACCTCGTCCCCGGCCTGCTGTCCTACGTGACCGAGGACGGCGAGGAGGTCTTCGTGGCCGTCGACGAGGGCGTGCTGGTGAAGGCGGAGGACGACGTGCGCGTGGCGTGCCGCCGGGCCGTCGTCGCCGGCGAGCTGGAGCGGGCCGTGGCGGCGCTGGCCGAGCACATGCGCTCGCAGAGCGAGCACGAGCGGCGGGCCAGGACCGCGCTGCTGCGCCTCGAGGCAGAGGTCATGCGGCGCCTGGGGGAGCTGTGAGCGCGGGCGTCGAGGAGAGGAGGGACGGACCCGTGGCGCCCACGGGCGCGGCAGCGGCGAGCGCCGCTCGGCTCCCCGAGGGGCTCGAGGCGCACGACGCCCCTCCGACGTCCGGCGCGGCGGCTCCCCGCGACGGGATGCTCGAGGCCGTCGCGCGCCGGCAGGCCAGGAAGGCGCGCTCGCGCCGGGAGGAGCGGCCCGGGCTGGCCAGGGGACTCGGCGCGAGCGGCATGATCGGCTGGTCCATCGCGGTCCCCACGCTCGTCGGCGTGGCGCTGGGCGCGTGGCTCGACGGGCGCGCGGACGCTGGGTTCTCCTGGACCCTGACGCTCATGGCCGTCGGCCTCCTCGTGGGCTGCGCGAACGCCTGGTACTGGGCGCGGAGGGAGTCGCAGCGTGACTGACGCGCTCCTCGGCCTGGCGCTCGGCGGCCTCGCCGGGGCCGCCCTCGGCACCGCCTTCTACGCCGGCCTGTGGGCGACCGTGAGGCGCGTGGCGGCGCACGGAAGCGCGGGGTGGCTCCTCGCCGCGAGCCTCGCGCTGCGCCTGGCGCTGGCCGGCGCGGTGCTCACGCTCCTCGCCAGGGAGGGCGTCCCGCACCTCCTCGGCGGCCTCCTCGGGTTCATGTCGGCACGCCCGCTGGCGACGCGCGCGTTCGCGGGGCCGCCACGGCCGAGGGCGGAGGCGGCCCCGGCCCGTTCCACGGCGCCGGAAGCGGCCCCAGCCAGGTCCACGGCGCCCGCCGCCGCACGGGCGCGAGGCACCAGAGAGGACGGCCGGCCATGACGCTCTCGCCCGACGAGGTCGTCGTCTTCACCGTGGGGCCCGTGGCGGTGAACGCCACCCTCCTCTTCTCCTGGCTGGTCATGGCCCTGCTCGTCGTCGCGTCGGCCCTGCTGACCAGGGGGCTGCGCGCGGAGCCGCCCTTCGGCCGCGTCCAGCTCGTCCTCGAGGCGCTCGTCGACTTCGTCTTCGACCAGGTCCGCGAGGTCACGAGGCAGGAGCCGCGGCGCTACCTGCCGTTCGCCGGCACGCTCTTCCTCTTCATCCTCACGTCGAACGTCCTCGCCGTCGTGCCGGGGTTCCAGCCGCCCACGGGCTCGCTCTCGACGACGGGCGCCCTGGCCGTGGCCGTGTTCCTGGCCGTGCCCGCCTTCGGCGCCTCGCGGCTGGGCCTGCGCCGCTACCTGCGCACGTACCTGGAGCCCACGCCGCTGATGCTGCCGTTCACGGTCCTGGGCGAGGTGTCGCGCACGATCGCGCTGGCGATGCGCCTGTTCGGCAACGTCATGAGCAGCTCGATGATCGCAGCGATCCTGCTGGCCGTGGCGCCGCTGGTGTTCCCGGCGCTGATGCAGGCCTTCGGCCTGTTCTTCGGCGTGCTGCACGCCTACATCTTCACGGTGCTCGCGCTCGTCTACGTCGCGTCCGGCGCGGCGGAGACCGAGAGGAGAGCGACGCGGGCGAGAGGAGGAGCCGGATGACCGAGCTCACGTGGGTGGCGGTCGCGTCGATCGTCGCGGCGGGCCTCACGGCCGCCATCGGGGCCGGCATGGCGGCGCTGGGCGAGGGCCGCGCCGCCGCGCAGGCGCTGCAGAGCATCGCGCAGCAGCCCGACGAGGCGAACACGATCTCGCGCACCATGTTCATCGGCCTCGCGATGATCGAGACCAGCGCGATCTACTGCTTCGTCATCGCCCTGATCCTGATCTTCGCGAACCCGTTCTGGAGAGCCGTCTCGTGAGGTAGTAGGGCCCGCCGTGACGTTCGACCCGTTCACGTTCCTGGCTCAGCTCCTCAACTTCGCCCTCCTGCTCGTGCTCCTGCGCGCCTTCCTCTACCGGCCGGTGCTGGCCGTGATGAGGCGCCGCGAGGAGCTCGCCGCCGCCGCGCTAGACGAGGCGCGGCGGCTGCAGGCGGAGGCCGAGGAGGAGCGCCGGGCGCTGGCCGCGGAGCGCGACGCCGAGGAGCGCGAGCGCGCCGCTCGCCTGGCGGCGCTGGAGGACGAGCTCGAGCGTCTGCGGCACGAGCGGCTCGCGGCGGTCGACAGGGAGGCGCGGGAGGCCCGCACGTCCCGCGCCGAGGCGCTGGCCCGGGAGGTGGAGCGCGCCGTGGCGCGCCTCGGGCCGGAGCTGGCGAGGCTCGTCGTCGACGAGGTGTCCGAGACCATCGCCTGGCTCACCGGCGCCGACGCGGACGGGCTCGCCGTCGACAGGTTCGTCGAGCGCCTGCGCGGCCTCCCGCCGGAGCGCCGCGAGGAGCTGCGCTCCGCGGCCCGCGAGGGACCGGTGCGGCTCGTGACGGCCAGGGCCCTGGGGGGCTCGGAAGTGGACGAGGCCCGCCGCGCCGTCGCGGACGCCCTGGGCGTCGAGCGCGTGGAGCTGGCCACCGACCCCGGCCTGCTCGCCGGCGCCGCGCTCGAGGCCGGCGGCCTGCGGCTCGACGGGTCGGCGGCGGCGCGGCTGGCGGCGCTCGAGGAGAGGTTCGCGCGGGCGCTGGCCGAGCCGCGCGGCGAACCGGGCGAGGGCGCGGCATGAGCCCGGGGGGACGAGGCGGGCGTGGTGGCGCCATGAGCCGCGGCGGCGAACCGGCTGGCGGGGAGGGCGCGGCGCCCGCCGAGAGGGCGGGAGCCGCCGAGCGCGCCCTCAGGGCCGGACTGCACGCGCTGCGGCGCGCCCGGGTCGAGGCGCCGCGCGAGCTGGCCCTGGAGGAGGTGGGCACGGTCACGGTCGTGACCCACGGCGTGGCCACGGTCAGCGGCCTGCCGGGCGTCACGGCCGGGGAGACGGTGGAGTTCCCCGGCGGCGCCCTCGGCGTGGTCGGCGAGCTGAGGGAAGGCGAGGTGGGCGTCGTGGTGCTGCGCGGCGCCCGCGACCTGGCCGCCGGCGCGACGGCGCGCCGCACGGGCCGCGTCCTCGACGTGCCGGTCGGCGACGCCCTGCTGGGGCGTGTCGTCGACGCGCTCGGCGCGCCCCTCGACGGCCGCGGGCCCGTGGACGCCGCGGCGCGCCTGCCCGTGGAGCGCGCCGCCCCGCCCATCGTCGACAGGGCGCCCGTCAGCGTGCCG carries:
- the atpD gene encoding F0F1 ATP synthase subunit beta is translated as MTAVRGSVVDARFPSRLPALRELLVAARDEGLKLEVAAHLDAQTVRCLAFGGTDGVARGDRLVATGGPLEVPIGRELLGRVVDVFGRPIDGAGPLAAAARRPAYGPPLPLSRRSTATSVLLTGIKAIDLLSPLEHGGKAGLFGGAGVGKTVLISELIHNMAVRHAGVSVFCGVGERSREAEELIRDVTEAGVLDKTVLVFGQMNEPPGARFRVPHTALAVAEHFRDGEGADVLLLMDNVFRFVQAGMEVSGLLGNLSSQMGYQPTLATELAELQERIASSEAAAITSVQAVYVPADDFTDPAVVHVFGHLSASVVLSRERAAQGLYPAVDPLQSTSSLLSPAVVGERHARVAREVRATLAAYEDLKDIIAMLGLDELSEEDKRVVSRARRLERYLTQPFHVTQEFTGMPGVSVGLDDLLSDCEAILGDELEGVPESSLYMIGALAELEAAA
- a CDS encoding ATP synthase subunit I — encoded protein: MTDALLGLALGGLAGAALGTAFYAGLWATVRRVAAHGSAGWLLAASLALRLALAGAVLTLLAREGVPHLLGGLLGFMSARPLATRAFAGPPRPRAEAAPARSTAPEAAPARSTAPAAARARGTREDGRP
- a CDS encoding sulfurtransferase: MDRARRRGALAALALAFLAAAAAQGYPNAELLVEPSWLASRLGDDGLLVIDARGPEKHREAHVPGAVNVPVSDVVTTVDGVPFELDLEGATEALRAVGLESDHTVVIYDDQGMMDAARLFWTLEYLGVADARVLNGGWNAWQETGGPVEAGPVPAEPSAFEPAPDASLLIAADELAARLGEPGLAIADARSREEFTGEVAYGPRGGHIPGAVHLPWFGALVGGDFVPTTQPGWQEELSDPDVERLAPADELRAWLEGAGLTPDQEVVTYCQTFWRGAHLYFVLRLMGYERVRGYDGSWAEWSRREDLPVETGAPR
- a CDS encoding DinB family protein encodes the protein MSEPLPAPTPEFMQFLLSDGTGGFTPFGRALDGLSGEDAVRRPEGSPHSVADVLAHMVFWQERFLRIVDGEEPSPVPHAEDGWPATSAEEWPDLVRRYLAGLERFRAIAQDGAELRRPLVKGRERSVGAALASYYLHDAHHLGQVILLRRMVGAWPPPGGGDTW
- a CDS encoding F0F1 ATP synthase subunit delta, producing the protein MTFDPFTFLAQLLNFALLLVLLRAFLYRPVLAVMRRREELAAAALDEARRLQAEAEEERRALAAERDAEERERAARLAALEDELERLRHERLAAVDREAREARTSRAEALAREVERAVARLGPELARLVVDEVSETIAWLTGADADGLAVDRFVERLRGLPPERREELRSAAREGPVRLVTARALGGSEVDEARRAVADALGVERVELATDPGLLAGAALEAGGLRLDGSAAARLAALEERFARALAEPRGEPGEGAA
- a CDS encoding F0F1 ATP synthase subunit C; the protein is MTELTWVAVASIVAAGLTAAIGAGMAALGEGRAAAQALQSIAQQPDEANTISRTMFIGLAMIETSAIYCFVIALILIFANPFWRAVS
- a CDS encoding F0F1 ATP synthase subunit A, producing MTLSPDEVVVFTVGPVAVNATLLFSWLVMALLVVASALLTRGLRAEPPFGRVQLVLEALVDFVFDQVREVTRQEPRRYLPFAGTLFLFILTSNVLAVVPGFQPPTGSLSTTGALAVAVFLAVPAFGASRLGLRRYLRTYLEPTPLMLPFTVLGEVSRTIALAMRLFGNVMSSSMIAAILLAVAPLVFPALMQAFGLFFGVLHAYIFTVLALVYVASGAAETERRATRARGGAG
- a CDS encoding F0F1 ATP synthase subunit epsilon; translation: MRLLLSVPTGVLVDTRVLRVSAESGGGSFTLLPKHADGALDLVPGLLSYVTEDGEEVFVAVDEGVLVKAEDDVRVACRRAVVAGELERAVAALAEHMRSQSEHERRARTALLRLEAEVMRRLGEL
- a CDS encoding AtpZ/AtpI family protein, yielding MSAGVEERRDGPVAPTGAAAASAARLPEGLEAHDAPPTSGAAAPRDGMLEAVARRQARKARSRREERPGLARGLGASGMIGWSIAVPTLVGVALGAWLDGRADAGFSWTLTLMAVGLLVGCANAWYWARRESQRD